CCACCGCGGTACAACGTCGAGGGATTCGTCATGGCACTCAGTCTGCCGCCAACCGGGACTCGAACAGCGCACGTACCCCCGGCTCCGACCGCACCAACCCCAACGCCAACTCCGCATGCCCCGGCACGAAACCGTTGCCCACCAGCATCGTCACGTCCGCCGCCAGCCCCTCCGCACCCAACGCCGCCGCCGCGAAACTCGTCGCCATCGAGAAGAAGATCACCGTGCCACCCTCCGCCGTGGCCAACACCGCACCGTGCTCACACCCCGGCACGTCCACGCACACCACCGTCACGTCCGCCGGCCCACCCAGCGCCGAGGTCACCGCCGACGACAACGCCACCGGATCCCGGGCATCGGCCAACGCCACCACCGACGCCACCCCGGCCGCCGCCAGCGCGTCCCGCTCCGCCTCCACCGGCACCACCCCGACGGTACGAGCCGCACCCGCCCGCCGCGCCGCCACCAACGACAACGACCCGCTCTTCCCGGCCCCACCGACCACCGCCACCGTCACCGGCGACCCGTCACCCACGCGCTCCCGCCGCGCCACCTGCTCACCCACCACCCGCGCCGTCAACGCCGGCGCCCCACACACGTCCAACACCGCCAACGCCAACTCCGCGGGCAGATCCGCCGGCAGCACCGCCGCGATCGACCGGGCGAACAGGATCGCGTACCCGTCGCACGGCACCTGCTCGCTGCGCCCGTCCCAGCGCGCCAACCGGTCGAGGATCGTCAACGGCGTCAGGGTCAACGACACCAGCGTCGCCACCCGGTCACCCACCGCCAGCCCCAGCGGCGACCGGCGACCTGCCTCCTCCACCGTGCCGATCAGCATCCCACCCGAGCCGGTCACCGGATTCTGCATCTTGCCCCGGGTCGACACGATCTCCAGCACCTCGGCGCGGACCTTCTCCCCGTCCCCACCGTGCTTCTGCGCCAACTGCCGGAAACTCGCCGCGTCGAGGTTCAGCCGCTCGACCCGGATCCGTACCTCGTTCGGGGCGATCCGCGGATCGGCGTCCAACCGCCAGGCCGCCTGCGGCAGCACCCCCGCCGGTTCCACGACACGGTGCAGACCCACCGGTGACGTCACGCCTACCTCCCCTCGTCGCCGCGCGAAGCCCCGACCAGGACTCGCATCGCGGGAAAACTTACGGCAGACTAATTTCTTCGCCGGATATTTTCCAGTAGCCTTCGGATTCACCGATCATCGCACCAGCCCGCCGGCCACCCCGGCCACGCACCACGAGGAGGGGCCGTGACCCAGACCCACCCGATGGAGACCATCCCCGGCCCCCGCCCCGCCCCGGTCGCCGTACCGACCGCCGGCCAGCCCTACGAGTACCGCCGCAGCCCCCTGGTCGAACCCGACTGGACCCGCTTCCCCGGCTGGCGCCACGTCACCCGCGAGCAGTGGGAGAACGCCCAGTGGCAACGCGTCAACTGCGTCAAGAACATCAAGCAGCTGCGCGCCGTCCTCGGCGACACCGTCGACGAGACCTTCTACACCGACCTGGCCGCCGACCAGCAGGCCCTGGCCACCATGTCGATGCTGGTGCCACCCCAGATGATCAACACGATGGTGCCGTTCGCGCCGCTCACCACCGACGCCTTCCGCGCCGACCCCATCCGGCGCTACATGATCCCCATCGCGACCGACCGGCGCACCGACTGGCCGTCACACCCCTACGCCAGCCGCGACTCGCTCCACGAACACGACATGTGGGTCGCCGAAGGCCTCACCCATCGCTACCCCACCAAGGTCCTCGCCGAGCTGCTCTCCACCTGCCCGCAGTACTGCGGGCACTGCACCCGGATGGACCTGGTCGGCAACTCCACCCCCGCCGTCGACAAGCTCAAGCTCGTCCTCAAGCCCGTCGACCGCTACGACGCCCACATCAGCTACCTCAAGGCCCACCCCGGCGTCCGCGACGTCGTCGTCTCCGGCGGCGACGTCGCCAACGTCCCCTGGCGCAACCTGGAGACGTACCTGATGCGGCTGCTCGAACTGGAAACCGTCCGCGACATTCGGCTCGCCACCAAGGCCCTGATGGGCCTACCCCAGCACTGGCTCCAGAACGACGTGGTCGAAGGCCTGGAGCGGGTCGCCCGCACCGCCGCCCGCCGCGGCGTCAACCTGGCCATCCACACCCACGTCAACCACGCCCAGTCGATCACCCCGCTGGTCGCCAGAGCCACCCAGACCGCCCTCGACGTCGGCGTCCGCGACGTCCGCAACCAGGGCGTGCTCATGCGCGGCGTGAACGCCACCGCCCCCGACCTGCTCGACCTCTGCTTCGCCCTCCAGGGCGAGGCCGGCATCCTGCCCTACTACTTCTACATGTGCGACATGATCCCCAACGCCGAACACTGGCGGGTTCCGGTCTGGCACGCCCAGCAGCTCCAGCACGACATCATGGGCTACCTGCCCGGCTACGCCACCCCCCGGATCGTCTGCGACGTCCCCTTCGTCGGCAAGCGCTGGGTGCACATGCTCACCGAGTACGACCGGGAGCGCGGCATCTCCTACTGGACCAAGAACTACCGCACCTCCATCGAGTCCGCCGACCTGGAGGCGCTCGACAAGCGGTACGCCTACTACGACCCGATCGACACCCTGCCCGATGCCGGCCAACAGTGGTGGGTCACCCACCGCGACGACTGAGCGGTGCCGTCCGTCGCCCCCGGGACCGACCGGTCCCGGGGGCGACGACGTTCACGCCCCGCGTGGGGCGTACATGATCACCGCGACGCCGAGCAGGCAGATCGCCGCGCCGGTCAGGTCCCACCGGTCCGGCCGGAAGCCGTCCACCACCATCCCCCAGGCCAGCGAACCGGCCACGAACACCCCGCCGTACGCGGCGAGGATCCGGCCGAAGTTGGCGTCCGGCTGGAACGTCGCCACGAACCCGTAGACGCCCAGCGCGACCACCCCGCCGGCGATCCACCACAGTCCCCGGTGTTCCCGCCAGCCCTGCCAGATCAGCCAGGCGCCACCGATCTCGGCGAGCGCGGCCAGGGCGAACAACACCAGCGAACGGGCGACCAGCATGACCGCACGCTAGCGCGGGTGACCCGCCGGTTCTCCCGCAGGGCGATCACCGGCTACCTCGGTGCGGGGATCGTGTCCCGTAAGCAGACGAACTGCGCCGTAGGCGCTGGTGTTTCGGGGTGCGCCTTGGCGCACTACCCCTAAGTCATCCTAGGACGCTAGGGTGTACTGACGACGGCCCATCCGGGTCGCCCTTCTGCCGGCCACGGCACCTTCCGGCGGCGAGGCACTCGATGACGACTGACGGACGGCTTGCTACCACGGTTCCAGGGCCGCCGGGATGGCTCTGGCGAAGACCGAGTCCGGGCCGAGGGTCCGTTCCAGGTCCCGGCGGAGTGCGTCGGCTTCGGCGAGGGCACGCTCCCGGTCACCGCTGCGGTTGCGCCAGCGGATCAGCAGGAGCCGGCTGTCCAAGGTATGCGGATGCTCCGGTCCGAGCGCGGCGAGGCGGTCCGCCAGCAGGCGCTCCATCCCAGCGACCGCCGCGTCGAGCTGACCGCTGCGGGCGACCCACTCGTGGAGTTGGTGCCGGGCGGAGAAGGTGCTCGGATGCCCGGGCACCGCGCCCTGAAGGTGTTCGGCGAGCGCCCGGTAAGCCTCGACGGCGCGCTGGATCTCGCCCATCTCCCCGCGGTGGCGCATGGCGGTGGCGCGAGCCCGGAGGGTGTCCGGGTGGTCCGGGCCGACCCGGGCCTCGGTCTCGCGCAGCGCCTGGTCGTGCAGTTCCCAGGCACCCTGGAAGTCGCCACAGTAGGAGCGGAAGTTGGCCAGGTGGTTGCGGTTGCTGATGGTGTCGCGGTGGTGTGGTCCCTGGATGCGGATGCGCTCCAGGTAGAGCTGTTCCAGTTGCTGCCGGGCGACGTCGAGGTCGCCGCTGTGGCCCCGCCAGACCGCCGCGCTCTGCCGGGTCTGCATCAGGTCGGGATCCTCGGGGTCGAGCACCTCGGCCTGATCGGCGTAGAGCGACTCGAACGCGTCAGCGGCCTCGCCGTGCCGCCCGGCCTGGGCCAACCACCAGGCGAGGTATCCGCGGCTCTTGAAGGCCAGCGCAGAGGTGCCGCCGGTGGTCCCGTCGTGGACCCGGGCGTCGATCTGCCGGAAGTGTTGGACGGCCGCCGCCGCCTGGCCCGCCTCGCCCAGGCTCCGCCCCATCCGGAACAGGACCTCGTGTGGTTCCGGCGTGAACAGTGCTTCCGGTTCGCGCCGGTAGAGGACGAAGGCGTTGGCTCTGAGCATCCGGTCGAGCGCGGACCCGGACGGTGGGGCCGCCCAGCAGTCGAGGAGAGCCTGTGCGGCGGTCCGTGCCACCTCGTAGCGGCGCGCAGCCGACATGAGTTCGGCGGTGGACCGCTGGTGCAGGACGTGCACCCGCAGGATCCGGGTCTCCGCGGTCGCGTCGTCGACGGCGATGTCGAGCAGGTTGAGGCGGCGGAGGTTGCGCACCCCGTCCCGCTGGGCGTCGCGGCGCAGATCCTCGTCCGCAGACGGCATCAACGCGGTCGCCGCCGGTGTCCGCAGCACCGATTCGGGTACGCCGTTCGGGTCGAGGACGCTCAGGACCTGCAACACGGTACGGGCCGTTCCAGCCGGATGCAGTTTGTCGGCTTCGACGACCGACAGCTCCAGCGCCGCGTCCAGGCCGACCGGATAGTCGTCGGGTAGCGCGCCGGGCTCCGGGATGAGGTCGGCCAGTCGACGCCGGGTGTCGGCCCACCGTGCCCGGAAGGTACGGCAGTCCAGCTTCCGGTCGCACATGTAGGTGCTGACCTGGGCCAGGGCCAGGGGTAGGAAGCCGAGGTCGTGGGCCAGGCCGGCGAGGTCGTCGTCGCTGCCGGCGTCGGCGGGGAGTCGTGCGCGCAGGAACGTGACGGCCTGGTCGCGGCGGAACACCCCGACCTCCACCCGTCTGCCGTAGCCTCGCAGACCGTCGTCCTGCCGGCGGGTGGTGGCCAGGGTGATGCCGCGTGCCGACGGCAGCGGCCACAGCCCCCGTACGTGGGAGATGTCGCTCAGGTCGTCCAGGACGACACACCACCGGTGCCGGGTGCCGGCGAGCCAGGTACGCAGCCGGTGGGCCATGAGTTCCGGGTCCTGGTAGCTCGCTCCGGTCAGGTCGGTGGCGGCGGCGGCCATGCCGGAGACGATCGTGTCGCGGGCTCCGGCAGAGATCCAGATGGCCAGGTCCAGGTCACCCGCGGCCAGACGCCCGCGGATGTACTCGGCAGCCGCCTGGGTCTTACCGACACCACCGGTGCCGGTCAGAATGAAGGACCCGGCCACCCGGTCGACCAGTGGGTCGAGCCGCTCCTGGAACGCCTCGACGGCCCCCGGGATACTGCCGAGGCGGCGCGGCCAGATCCGTCCCTCCTCGTCGGCGACGGCGTTGGCGATCGTCCGGCTACCATGCCCGAGGACGATGAGCCGCTCCTGCAGCCGGTCGTAGTGTCGTTCCCAGACGCCGAGATCGGGCTCGCCGGGGCGTCCGGCATAGGCGTGCGCTGCCCGGACGATCTGCTCCACCATCTCGGGCTTCGGGTGGATCTTGCCGTTCAGGATGCGCCAGATCGTGCTTTTGGACAGGCTCGCCCCGAGCGTGTCGATCCCGAGTTCCAGCTGTCGGTACGACGGACCGCCCGCCCCGGCCACGAACTCCCTCAGCTGGCGCGCGAACCAGAGCTGGATCTCGTCCACCTGGTTGCCCTGCTCGCTCGAAGCCATGGCGATGTCCCCGCTCGATCCGGTCGCACCGGAGAGTGTCCGACCGCCGCAGTGCGAGGGGCACTCTCCGGATCCACCACGTCATTCCATCAAGGACGGTCGGACGTCGACGTCGTCCGGTCGGCTGATTTCCCCCGCCGTACCCGCTGCCCGAGCCGGCCCACCGCCCAGCCGGCGGTCGCCAGGGCCGACACCAGCTTCGCCGTGAGGATGATGTCCGGTACGTGTACCCAGAGCTCGTTGATCGACATGACGCCTGCTCCCTTCTCCGTGGATGTCTCCCAGGTTGGGGCCTCCAGGGGTGTCCCAGGTCGTAGTGGGACGCACGGCGGGGCTGGTTGACTGGGGGGATGAGCGAGATCATCCTGATCCGGCACGGCGAGACCGCCTGGAGCGCCAGCCGCCGGCACACCTCGTACACCGACCTGGAGCTGACGCCCGACGGTGAGCGGCAGGCCCGGGCGCTGGCCGGGGTGCTCACCGGCCGCCGCTTCGCCCGGGTGCTCGCCAGCCCCCGCCGACGCGCCCGGGACACCGCCGAACTCGCCGGCCTCACCGTCGACGAGATCGACGAGGACCTGGCCGAGTGGAACTACGGCGCGTACGAGGGGCGGACCACCGCCGACATCCAGCGGGAGCGCCCGGGCTGGACCATCTGGACCGACGGCTGCCCCGGCGGGGAGTCCCCCGTCCAGCTCGGTACGCGGGTCGACCGGCTGCTCACCCGGGTCGCCCCGCTGCTGGAACTCGGCGACGTGGCGCTCGTCGGCCACGCGCACACCCTGCGGGTGGTCGGTGCCCGCTGGATCGGCCTGCCGGCGTCCGGCGGCGGGAAACTACGGCTGGACACCGCCACCGTCTCCGTCCTCGGCCACGAGCACGGCCGCCCGGTGATCCTGCGCTGGAACGGCGGGTGAGCCGGCCCGTCCACGGCACCGAATACACGCCGGGGGCTCAGCCGCCGTCGCGGGACCGCCGGGGGGTCGCCGCCAGCGGGATCTTCGGCGGTCGCGCCTCGTAGGGGGTGGACAGCACCACCGTTGTCCGGGTGGTGACGTTCGCCGCGGTACGGATCTCCTGGAGCACCCGTTCGAGGTCGGCCGGCCCGGCGACCCGCACCAGCAGCAGGTAGAAGTCCTCCCCCGCCACCGAGTAACAGGAGTCGATCTCGGGCAGGTGGGCCAACCGCTCCGGCGCGTCGTCCGGCTGGGACGGGTCGAACGGCCGGATCGCCACGAACGCGGTCAACGGCAGGTCCAACGCCTCGAACGACACCCGGGCGGTGTAGCCGCTGATCACGCCGCGCTGCTCCAGCCGGCGCACCCGCTGGTGCACGGCCGAGACCGACAGGCTGACCTTCTCGGCCAGGTCCGTGTACGACAGGCGGCCGTCGGCGGTCAGCGCGGCGACGATGGCACGGTCGATCTCCTCCACGCGTGCAACCTACCCGGTGGCGCGTGGGCGCGGCGACGGCCTCCCGCCCCCGGTGACGCTCAGCGGGCCCGGCGGTCGCGCACCGCGTCGGCGGCGAAGTGCAGTACCTCCGCCAGATCCTCCTCGTCGAGGAAGGGCAGATCGGTGAGGATGTCCGTCACCGACATCCCCTCCGCCATCATCGCCAGCAGGGTCGCCACCGGGATCCGGGACTGCCGCACGCAGGGTGCGCCGCCCATCACCTCGGGGTCGACGGTGATCCGGGGGAAGGTCACCGGCACAGGTTAACCCGTCGCCCGGATCAGCCCTTCGCCAACGCCCGGGAGATCACCAGCCGCTGGATCTGGTTGGTGCCCTCCACGATCTGGAGCACCTTGGCCTCCCGCATGAACCGCTCGACCGGGTGGTCGGCGACGTAACCGGCGCCGCCGAGCACCTGCACCGCGTCGGTGGTCACCCGCATCGCCACGTCGGTGGCGAACAGCTTCGCCTTGGCCGCCTCGATCGAGTACGGCCGACCGGCGTCGCGCAGCCGGGCGGCGGCCAGCGTGAGCGCGCGGGCCGCCGAGATCTGGGTGGCCGCGTCCGCCAGGAGGAAGCCGAGCCCCTGGAAGTCGATGATCGCCCGGCCGAACTGCTGCCGGTCCCGGGCGTAGCCGGCGGCGTGGTCCAGCGCCGCCTGGGCCAGGCCGACCGCGCAGGCGGCGATGCCGAGCCGCCCCGAGTCCAGCGCGGACATCGCGATGGTGAACCCGGCCCCCTCCCCGCCGATCAGCCGGTCGGCGGGCACCCGGGCGTCGTCGAGGACGAGCTGCGCGACCGGCGAGGAGCGCAGCCCCATGGTCCGCTCCGCCTGCTGCGGCGCGATGCCGGCGGTGCCCCGGTCGGCCAGCAGGCAGGAGATGCCCTTCGGCCCCGGCCCACCGGTACGGCAGAAGAGGTTGTAGAAGTCCGCCACCTGGGCGTGGGTGATCCAGGCCTTGACCCCGGTGACCCGGTAGTCGTCGCCGTCGCGGACCGCCCGGGTGGTCAGCGACGCGGCGTCCGACCCGCCCTGCGGCTCGGAGAGGCAGTACGCCCCGAGCAGCTCCCCGCCCAGCAGGTCCGGCAGCAGGGCGCGCTGCGCGTCGGTGCCGAACTGGGCCAGCGGGTAGCAGGACAGGGTGTGCACGCTGACCGCCTCGGCGACGGCGAGCCACCGGCCGGCCAGGATCTCCAGCACCTGGAGGTAGACCTCGTAGGGCTGGGCGGCGCCGCCGTGCTCCTCGGGGTACGGCAGGCCGAGCAGTCCGGCCCGGCCGAGGGTACGCAGGACCTCCCGGGGGAACTCGGCCCGCTCCTCGAAGTCGGCGGCCCTCGGCGCGAGCTCGCGGTCGGCGAGTTCGGTGGCGAGGTCGAGCAGGTCGTGGGCCTCGTCGGTGGGGAGGATCCGGTCGACAGTCATAGCGCGATGAGCTCCAGGGGTGGTGTTGAGCCGTTGCCCGCCGTGGTCGGGCACCACCCGGTCAGCTTAACGGTCGTTTGGGCCGTGGCCCACTCCGGTCGGTACCACCCACTCCGGTCGGCACGGCCCACTGCGGTCGCACGGCCCGGCCCGGCGGTGAACCGTCGCGGCCACGGCTGCGTACCACCGGTTGCCCTCCCCGGGCACCGACGAGCCCGACGGAGTTCTCCGATGCACCGACGCGCAGTACTGACCTCGGCGGGGGTGGCCCTGGCCGCGCTCGTCACCGGCTGGGCCGCCCTGGCCGTCCCCACCGCGAACGCCGAGACCGAGGCGGGACCGCCGGCCGTCACGGCACCGACGCCGACCACCGCCACCGGCCCGCCGGCCACCACCGACCGGCCGACGCCGGCCGCCGACGCCACCGAAGGACCGGCCGGTTCCCCGGTGGCCGTCCACGGCCGGTTGCGGGTCTGCGGCGTGCACCTGTGCGACCAGGCCGGCGAACCGGTGCAGCTCCGCGGGATGAGCAGCCACGGCCTCCAGTTCT
Above is a window of Micromonospora rifamycinica DNA encoding:
- the kdd gene encoding L-erythro-3,5-diaminohexanoate dehydrogenase — its product is MTSPVGLHRVVEPAGVLPQAAWRLDADPRIAPNEVRIRVERLNLDAASFRQLAQKHGGDGEKVRAEVLEIVSTRGKMQNPVTGSGGMLIGTVEEAGRRSPLGLAVGDRVATLVSLTLTPLTILDRLARWDGRSEQVPCDGYAILFARSIAAVLPADLPAELALAVLDVCGAPALTARVVGEQVARRERVGDGSPVTVAVVGGAGKSGSLSLVAARRAGAARTVGVVPVEAERDALAAAGVASVVALADARDPVALSSAVTSALGGPADVTVVCVDVPGCEHGAVLATAEGGTVIFFSMATSFAAAALGAEGLAADVTMLVGNGFVPGHAELALGLVRSEPGVRALFESRLAAD
- a CDS encoding KamA family radical SAM protein; this encodes MTQTHPMETIPGPRPAPVAVPTAGQPYEYRRSPLVEPDWTRFPGWRHVTREQWENAQWQRVNCVKNIKQLRAVLGDTVDETFYTDLAADQQALATMSMLVPPQMINTMVPFAPLTTDAFRADPIRRYMIPIATDRRTDWPSHPYASRDSLHEHDMWVAEGLTHRYPTKVLAELLSTCPQYCGHCTRMDLVGNSTPAVDKLKLVLKPVDRYDAHISYLKAHPGVRDVVVSGGDVANVPWRNLETYLMRLLELETVRDIRLATKALMGLPQHWLQNDVVEGLERVARTAARRGVNLAIHTHVNHAQSITPLVARATQTALDVGVRDVRNQGVLMRGVNATAPDLLDLCFALQGEAGILPYYFYMCDMIPNAEHWRVPVWHAQQLQHDIMGYLPGYATPRIVCDVPFVGKRWVHMLTEYDRERGISYWTKNYRTSIESADLEALDKRYAYYDPIDTLPDAGQQWWVTHRDD
- a CDS encoding YnfA family protein: MLVARSLVLFALAALAEIGGAWLIWQGWREHRGLWWIAGGVVALGVYGFVATFQPDANFGRILAAYGGVFVAGSLAWGMVVDGFRPDRWDLTGAAICLLGVAVIMYAPRGA
- a CDS encoding tetratricopeptide repeat protein, with the translated sequence MASSEQGNQVDEIQLWFARQLREFVAGAGGPSYRQLELGIDTLGASLSKSTIWRILNGKIHPKPEMVEQIVRAAHAYAGRPGEPDLGVWERHYDRLQERLIVLGHGSRTIANAVADEEGRIWPRRLGSIPGAVEAFQERLDPLVDRVAGSFILTGTGGVGKTQAAAEYIRGRLAAGDLDLAIWISAGARDTIVSGMAAAATDLTGASYQDPELMAHRLRTWLAGTRHRWCVVLDDLSDISHVRGLWPLPSARGITLATTRRQDDGLRGYGRRVEVGVFRRDQAVTFLRARLPADAGSDDDLAGLAHDLGFLPLALAQVSTYMCDRKLDCRTFRARWADTRRRLADLIPEPGALPDDYPVGLDAALELSVVEADKLHPAGTARTVLQVLSVLDPNGVPESVLRTPAATALMPSADEDLRRDAQRDGVRNLRRLNLLDIAVDDATAETRILRVHVLHQRSTAELMSAARRYEVARTAAQALLDCWAAPPSGSALDRMLRANAFVLYRREPEALFTPEPHEVLFRMGRSLGEAGQAAAAVQHFRQIDARVHDGTTGGTSALAFKSRGYLAWWLAQAGRHGEAADAFESLYADQAEVLDPEDPDLMQTRQSAAVWRGHSGDLDVARQQLEQLYLERIRIQGPHHRDTISNRNHLANFRSYCGDFQGAWELHDQALRETEARVGPDHPDTLRARATAMRHRGEMGEIQRAVEAYRALAEHLQGAVPGHPSTFSARHQLHEWVARSGQLDAAVAGMERLLADRLAALGPEHPHTLDSRLLLIRWRNRSGDRERALAEADALRRDLERTLGPDSVFARAIPAALEPW
- a CDS encoding histidine phosphatase family protein: MSEIILIRHGETAWSASRRHTSYTDLELTPDGERQARALAGVLTGRRFARVLASPRRRARDTAELAGLTVDEIDEDLAEWNYGAYEGRTTADIQRERPGWTIWTDGCPGGESPVQLGTRVDRLLTRVAPLLELGDVALVGHAHTLRVVGARWIGLPASGGGKLRLDTATVSVLGHEHGRPVILRWNGG
- a CDS encoding Lrp/AsnC family transcriptional regulator, with the translated sequence MEEIDRAIVAALTADGRLSYTDLAEKVSLSVSAVHQRVRRLEQRGVISGYTARVSFEALDLPLTAFVAIRPFDPSQPDDAPERLAHLPEIDSCYSVAGEDFYLLLVRVAGPADLERVLQEIRTAANVTTRTTVVLSTPYEARPPKIPLAATPRRSRDGG
- a CDS encoding DUF433 domain-containing protein → MTFPRITVDPEVMGGAPCVRQSRIPVATLLAMMAEGMSVTDILTDLPFLDEEDLAEVLHFAADAVRDRRAR
- a CDS encoding acyl-CoA dehydrogenase family protein, which translates into the protein MTVDRILPTDEAHDLLDLATELADRELAPRAADFEERAEFPREVLRTLGRAGLLGLPYPEEHGGAAQPYEVYLQVLEILAGRWLAVAEAVSVHTLSCYPLAQFGTDAQRALLPDLLGGELLGAYCLSEPQGGSDAASLTTRAVRDGDDYRVTGVKAWITHAQVADFYNLFCRTGGPGPKGISCLLADRGTAGIAPQQAERTMGLRSSPVAQLVLDDARVPADRLIGGEGAGFTIAMSALDSGRLGIAACAVGLAQAALDHAAGYARDRQQFGRAIIDFQGLGFLLADAATQISAARALTLAAARLRDAGRPYSIEAAKAKLFATDVAMRVTTDAVQVLGGAGYVADHPVERFMREAKVLQIVEGTNQIQRLVISRALAKG